The Pricia mediterranea genome includes a window with the following:
- a CDS encoding sodium:solute symporter: MSIYLVFSVIAAYFVLLMIISYFTSRNSSDESFFTGDRESPWFLVAFGMVGAGLSGVTFVSVPGMVGNNFLFFFQFVLGNVVGYLFITFVLVPLYYRLRLVSIYAYLNDRFGRYTNKTGSLIFLISQSFGAALRLLLAAKILQFAFFDRVGIPFFVTVVIILLLVWLYTNKTGIKTIVWTDTMQTLFLITGAVVTIYSITQSLDLSLAGSIQAVTEHEYFQVFNWEAQSANNFYKQFIAGILIAIAMMGLDQNMMQKTLTCKNQWDAQKNTLTYSMILAVTQFLFLGLGVLMYIYAERQGITLPVGAEGQFLDTDTLFPELALNHLGLITGISFLLGIIAASFSSVDSALTALTTSFTYDFLDVSKKTGNEKKKFKNWVLIGFSVVVFIIIMAFSHSRGDVISLIFNVAGYTYGPLLGLFLFGMFTPLKAKDRLVPIVCIAAPVLTFALSWFSASQFDFDFGFISIAVNAGLTILGLLLIRPR, translated from the coding sequence GTGAGCATCTACCTTGTTTTTTCCGTTATCGCCGCCTACTTCGTCCTTCTGATGATCATCTCGTATTTTACATCGCGCAACAGTAGCGACGAATCCTTTTTTACCGGCGACCGCGAATCGCCCTGGTTCTTGGTGGCCTTCGGGATGGTCGGGGCGGGCCTATCTGGGGTGACCTTCGTATCGGTGCCGGGCATGGTGGGCAACAACTTCCTATTTTTCTTTCAGTTCGTATTGGGAAACGTGGTCGGCTACCTTTTCATTACGTTTGTACTCGTGCCTCTCTACTATCGATTGCGATTGGTCTCGATCTACGCGTACCTCAATGATCGTTTTGGCCGCTACACGAATAAAACCGGTTCCCTTATCTTTTTGATCTCGCAATCGTTCGGGGCAGCGCTTCGGTTATTACTGGCTGCCAAAATACTGCAGTTCGCTTTTTTCGACCGGGTGGGCATCCCCTTTTTCGTGACGGTCGTCATTATTTTATTGCTCGTGTGGCTCTACACCAACAAAACGGGCATTAAGACCATTGTGTGGACGGACACCATGCAGACGCTGTTCTTGATTACCGGGGCGGTGGTGACAATTTACAGCATTACGCAGTCCCTCGACCTCTCGCTGGCGGGGTCGATCCAAGCGGTCACGGAACACGAATATTTTCAGGTCTTCAACTGGGAGGCGCAATCGGCCAACAATTTCTACAAGCAGTTTATCGCGGGGATATTGATCGCCATCGCCATGATGGGGCTGGACCAAAACATGATGCAAAAGACGCTGACCTGCAAGAACCAATGGGACGCGCAAAAAAACACCCTGACCTATAGCATGATCCTTGCCGTGACCCAGTTTCTGTTTCTCGGGCTTGGCGTGCTGATGTACATTTATGCCGAAAGACAGGGCATAACCCTCCCGGTCGGAGCCGAGGGACAGTTTTTGGATACGGACACCCTCTTTCCCGAACTCGCCTTGAACCACTTGGGACTGATTACGGGAATCAGTTTTTTATTGGGGATAATCGCCGCGTCATTTTCTAGTGTGGATTCCGCCCTAACGGCGCTTACGACCTCCTTTACCTATGATTTTTTGGATGTCTCGAAAAAAACCGGAAACGAAAAGAAGAAATTCAAGAATTGGGTGCTCATCGGGTTCTCGGTAGTGGTGTTTATAATCATCATGGCATTTTCCCATAGCCGGGGCGACGTGATCTCCTTGATCTTTAATGTGGCAGGATATACCTACGGTCCGTTATTGGGACTCTTTCTTTTCGGGATGTTCACGCCGCTCAAGGCTAAGGATAGACTGGTGCCGATCGTATGCATCGCCGCTCCCGTGCTTACCTTTGCACTGAGCTGGTTCAGCGCCTCGCAATTCGATTTCGATTTCGGATTTATCAGCATCGCCGTTAATGCGGGGCTGACGATTTTGGGGCTGCTGTTAATCCGACCGAGATAG
- a CDS encoding CoA-binding protein — protein sequence MKKTLVLGASLKSSRFSNLAVNRLLDHDIETEAFGLKNGEIRGVEIKTDFEDFENIHTVTLYVGPKHQSPYVDNLLQLRPKRVIFNPGTENPELYEILENENVEYEVACTLVLLATGQY from the coding sequence ATGAAAAAAACACTGGTTCTCGGGGCATCCCTAAAATCGAGCCGATTTAGCAATTTGGCGGTCAACCGCTTGTTGGACCACGACATTGAAACCGAGGCTTTCGGACTCAAAAATGGGGAAATCCGCGGCGTAGAAATCAAGACCGATTTTGAGGACTTTGAAAATATCCACACGGTGACCCTTTACGTTGGGCCCAAGCATCAATCCCCGTACGTTGACAACCTCTTACAACTTCGACCCAAGCGGGTCATCTTCAATCCGGGAACGGAAAACCCTGAGCTGTACGAAATTCTGGAAAACGAGAATGTTGAGTACGAAGTAGCCTGCACCTTAGTGCTTTTGGCAACGGGGCAGTACTGA